TTGCACACTTCTACCGAGGATGCTGAAAATATCAAGGTCAAATATGGTCATGCTTTCTATGATAATGCCTCAGAAGATGAGTTCTTCAGCGTACCAATCATTGGAAGCGATCAGCATCAGCAATTTAATCAGCTCTATGTATCTGAGATTATTGAAGCTAGAATGGAAGAAATTTTTGAATTAATTGCGAATGAATTAAAACGATTAGGTGTAAATGATTTACCAGGTGGTTTTGTCTTATCTGGCGGAACAGCAAAAATGCAAGGTGTGCTGGAGCTTGCCCAGGATATGTTTCAAAGTCCAGTTCGGATTGCCTCACCTGACTATATTGGTGTAAGAGAACCTCAATATACAACAGCGGTTGGCTTAATTAAATATGCTTATAAGAATGCTAGATTACCTGGAGGAACAATCAGTGGTACGTCAGCTGTTTCTGAGCCAGTCGAAAAAAGAATACCAAAACAACATCAACCAAAACCAAAAGTAGAAAAACATCCGGAAGAAAAGATGTCATCAAAAGTAAAAAAATTCCTTGGTTACTTTTTCGAATAATCGAAAAGGAAAATCGACGAATTAGGAGGATTTGTCATGTTAGAATTTGATACAAATTTAGATTCTCTTGCAACAATAAAAGTAATCGGCGTAGGCGGTGGAGGTAATAACGCGGTAAACCGAATGATCGAACATGGCGTTCAAGGTGTAGAATTTATCGCAGTTAATACAGATGCTCAAGCCTTAAATCTTTCAAAAGCGGAAATAAAAATGCAGATTGGTGCTAAGCTGACTCGTGGACTCGGAGCTGGGGCTAATCCAGAGGTAGGTAAAAAAGCCGCAGAGGAAAGTAAGGAACAAATTGAAGAAGCACTTCGGGGTGCTGATATGGTATTTGTTACGGCAGGAATGGGTGGAGGAACAGGTACCGGTGCTGCACCAGTTATTGCTCAAATTGCTCGTGACTTAGGTGCCTTGACAGTTGGTGTCGTTACTCGTCCATTCACCTTCGAAGGTAGAAAGCGTTCGAATCAAGCCTCCGGCGGAATTGGTTCCATGAAGGAAGCCGTCGATACACTCATCGTTATCCCAAATGATCGTCTTCTTGAAATTGTTGATAAAAGCACTCCAATGCTTGAGGCTTTCCGTGAGGCAGATAATGTTCTCCGCCAAGGTGTTCAGGGGATTTCCGATTTAATCGCAACACCTGGTTTAATTAACCTAGATTTCGCCGATGTAAAAACGATCATGTCTAATAAGGGATCGGCATTAATGGGTATCGGGGTTGCTACAGGTGAAAACCGTGCTACAGAGGCTGCTAAAAAGGCTATTAATTCCCCGCTATTAGAAACTTCTATTGATGGTGCACAGGGAGTTCTGATGAACATTACTGGCGGCGCAAACTTGAGTCTTTATGAAGTCCAAGAAGCAGCAGATATTGTTGCAACTGCGACCGACCAAGAAGTAAATATGATTTTCGGTTCTGTTATTAATGAATCATTAAAAGATGAAATCATCGTAACCGTTATTGCAACTGGATTTAATGAAGAAGTTGCTCAGCCAAAAGTAACTCGTCCGTCTTTTGGACAAGCAAAACCATCTGTTGGCACTGTCAAGAGAGAGCATAAGCGGGAAGAAGCGCCGCAGGAACCAGTTCGTAACACAAATGTATCCCAAGAGGATGCACTGGATATTCCAACATTCTTACGTAACCGTAATCGTAGAAGATAAAAAAAGGAACCGTCCTATAGCGACGTATGGACTGAAACACTCCGAATGAGATAAAGGGAACACATAGCTATATTTGATGTTGAATTATCGGAATGAGGATAGTGAAGTATACTAGTCGTTGGGTACAGAAGCTAGACAGTTCTCTGATTATAAAGAAGTTTAATAAAAAAATGCATGGTCCAAATTGGATCATGCATTTTTTCTGTTTTTGAAAATGACAAAATCCGTTGGGAATAGTGAAAATTTCTGTTTTTTTGATTACAAAAAGTGACACACTTCAGCCATACATGTAGGTTATACTTTTTCGTAAACAGAAGTAAGGGTGAATTCCATTTGATTGTTTATTTAGATGTAATTTGGGCTCTTAATTTGTTGTTTGATAGCCTTCTCCTTTATTTAACAGCAATTTTTCTGAAAAGAAAAATACGTCTATGGAGATTACTTGTCGGGGGATTTATTGGTTCATTGATTATTTTATTATCGTTCACACCATTAAATGTCTATTCAAGCCATCCAATTTCCAAACTTATTTGTTCGATCATGATGGTTTTAATAGCTTTTGGATATAAGCGGATAACTTTTTTTCTAAAAGCATTAATGACGTTATATGTTTCTACTTTTTTAATTGGCGGGGCATTATTGGGAGCCCATTATTTTATTCAATACAATCCAATGTTAACAACCAAGATTCTCATGTCCAGTGTAAAAGGTTTTGGTGATCCAATTAGTTGGCTTTTTGTTCTAATTGGTTTTCCGATTGCCTGGCACTTCTCAAGAAAAAATGTAGAAAGCATGGAGATGACAAAAATTCAATTCGAACAAATCGTTTGTGTAAAGCTGAATATTGAAGGTGAAAATATGATATTTAAGGGATTAGTGGATAGTGGTAATCAACTATATGATCCCTTGTCGAAGCTCCCTGTTATGTTTGTCTCTATCAAAAACCAATTAGAAGCCATCCCTGAATCAATCAAAAAGCTGGCTGCAGACCCAGATCCACTCATTTCGGAAATCCAAGATTTCCCGGATGAATGGCAAAATAGGCTAAGAATTGTTCCTTGCAGGGTGGTTGGAAAAGAGCATCAGCTCATTGTTGCCATCCAACCCGATCTAATTTTGATCGAACAAAACGGGACTCAATATTTATGTGAAAAAGGTCTTGTCTCCTTTACGTTACAGCAGCTATCGGCCGATGATGCTTTCGAGTGCATAGTTCATCCGAAAATGCTGACTGGTCCAAAACAGCAAGTAGGGTCTGTGAAGGTAAGTTAATAATACTATACTCAGAAAAACATTTTTTAGAAGGAGGAACATGCATGAAAAAATGGAGACTTCGCTTATCCTATTATTGGTATAAGTTGTTAATTAAATTGGGTATAAAAACGGATGAAGTTTTTTATATTGGCGGAAGCGAAGCCTTGCCGCCTCCTTTAAGTAAAGATGAAGAAGAGATGTTATTAAAAAAACTGCCTGTTGGTGATAAGGCAGCAAGATCGATACTAATTGAACGAAATCTTCGACTTGTTGTTTACATTGCTAGAAAGTTTGAAAATACAGGTATTAATATTGAGGATTTAATCAGTATTGGAACAATTGGATTAATCAAAGCGGTAAATACCTTTAATCCGGAAAAGAAAATTAAACTTGCTACATATGCATCAAGATGTATTGAAAATGAAATTCTCATGTACTTACGACGAAATAATAAGATAAGATCAGAAGTATCTTTTGATGAACCGTTAAACATTGATTGGGATGGTAATGAACTATTATTATCCGATGTATTGGGAACGGATGATGATATAATTACAAAGGATCTAGAAGCGAATGTGGACAGGAAGCTGCTGACAAAAGCATTGCACCAGTTATCCGACCGTGAAAAGCAAATTATGGAGCTCCGGTTTGGTTTAATGAATGGAGAAGAAAAAACACAAAAAGATGTAGCAGATATGTTAGGTATTTCCCAGTCCTACATTTCACGATTAGAAAAGAGAATAATTAAAAGATTAAGAAAAGAATTTAATAAGATGGTATAAGAAAAGTAAAAAAAGAAATTTTTTTCCATTAAAAAACCCTATGATATCTTGACTTAATTGCATATTTCGACATTTATGCATCTGTCTATGCTCATGGACAGGTGCATATTTTTCCTTCTCAAGGAGATACTGTTTTTTGTACAGCAGCTCCTGTGAGGAGGGAAAAGGATTGACTCGAAATAAAGTTGAAATTTGCGGTGTAGACACATCAAAACTTCCTGTTTTAAAGAACGAAGAAATGAGAATACTCTTCAAGCAAATGCAAGAGGGCGATATTAGTGCTCGTGAAAAGCTCGTCAACGGTAATTTACGGCTTGTCCTAAGTGTCATTCAGCGGTTTAACAACCGAGGCGAGTTCGTTGATGACCTGTTTCAGGTTGGCTGTATCGGACTAATGAAATCAATTGATAACTTCGATTTAGGTCAAAATGTAAAGTTTTCCACTTATGCCGTACCAATGATTATAGGAGAAATTCGAAGGTATCTGCGTGATAATAACCCAATTCGTGTTTCTCGTTCATTAAGGGATATCGCCTATAAGGCCCTTCAGGTCAGAGAACGTTTAATGAGCGAAACCTCACGTGAACCGACTGCTGAAGAAATCGCAAAGGTTTTAGAAGTACCACATGAGGAAATCGTCTTTGCTCTTGATGCTATACAAGACCCCGTGTCCTTGTTTGAGCCGATTTACAATGATGGCGGCGACCCAATATATGTGATGGATCAATTAAGTGATGAAAAAAATAAAGATATTCAGTGGATTGAAGAAATAGCTTTAAAAGAAGGGATGCGAAGACTTAACGAACGAGAAAAATTAATTTTACGGAAGCGGTTTTTTCAAGGAAAAACACAGATGGAAGTGGCTGATGAAATTGGGATATCTCAAGCCCAAGTTTCCCGCCTTGAAAAAGCAGCTATTAGACAAATGAATAAAAATATCCAAAGTTAAAGCTGCCCTTTCTGGACAGCTTTATTTTTCTTTATAAATATATTTTCAACTGCCATCATATAGTTATTATAGTAATGTAATTGGGAGTGGTGCAGGTGGTTAAGATTTCAGAATTCCAGATAAAAGATGTCGTGAATGTCTCGGATGGTAAAAGACTAGGGAATATTGGGGATATCGAGATTAATTTAACAACAGGAAAAATTGAAGCGGTCATTATCTCCGGCAGCGGCAGGGTACTAGGTTTTTTTGGAAAAGATGAAGATATAGTCATTCCTTGGAAAAATATCATTAAAATTGGACAGGATGTTATATTAGTAAGGTATAAAGGTACTGTGGAACGAATAACAGAAGAAACAGAAGTTTAACAATTGCGGTGACCAAATTTTCTTTTCGTGGTAAACTATAGAAAAACATAAGAGGTATTGAAATGGAACCCTTTGTTTTAAAAAATCAGTCCTATTTAACAATTGAAAACTGGATTAGGCAATATCCAGAATTAATTGTCGGTTTTACAACCAAAAGTGGAGGTACGAGCAAAGGAGTCTTTGAATCGCTTAACCTAGGCTTTCATGTTGGTGATAATCGCTCAAATGTTTGTTCAAATAGAGAAATAGTGGCTGACTTGCTTAATTTCCCTCTAAGTCATTGGGTTGGGGCAGAACAAATACATGACATTGTATTGAAGAAGATTACAAAAGCAGATCGTGGATATGGGTCCAATTCCTATGACAATTCCTTTAAAGGTACTGATGGTTTTTATACAAATGAAGAGGGCATCCTGCTAACGCTTTGTTTTGCTGACTGTGTCCCTCTTTTTTTTATTGCACCTGAAAAAAAGATGATTGGTACGGCACACGCTGGTTGGAAAGGGACAGTTGGGCAAATCGCAAAGCAAATGATATTGGCCTGGGGCAGAGAAGGAATTCAACCTGAACAGATTTTTGTTGCTATTGGACCGTCTATTTGTGAAAAATGTTATATTGTAGATGAGCGCGTTATTAACTTTGTGGATAAATTACTAGAAGATGAAGCAGTAATACCCTATAATTTAGTTAATGAAGGGCAATATTCATTAAATTTACGTGAATTAAACAGGCAAATTCTTCTCGCTGCGGGTGTTCCAGATAAAAATATTCTCCAGACTAAATTTTGCTCTAGCTGTAACAATGAGGAATTTTTTTCTCACCGCCGCGATAAAGGTAAGACTGGAAGAATGCTGAGCTTTATTGGCTGGAAGGAGACTGTGGATCGTTTATGAGAGTTGCTGAAAATCTAAAACAAATTAGTCAACAAATAAATGAAGCATGCCTAAAAGTACATCGGACAGCTGATGAAGTGAAATTGATTGCTGTAACAAAATATGTTAGTACGGAAAGAGCAAGAGAAGCGCTAAATGCAGGGATAAAAAATCTCGGTGAAAATCGTGATGATGGGCTGCTTGAAAAGTGGAAAGTATTAAAGGACAAGCCCCATTGGCACTATATTGGTACACTTCAAACACGCAAGGTAAAAAATATTATTGATAAGGTCGATTATATTCATTCTTTAGATCGTCTATCACTTGCTGAAGAAATCAATAAGCGAGCAAATCATAAGGTAAAATGTCTCGTACAGGTCAATATTACTGGTGAAGAATCAAAGCATGGCTTATCCCTTGATGAAGCAATTTCTTTTATTGGTTCACTGCAGCCATATGAAAATATTAGTGTGGAAGGTTTAATGACAATGGCACCCTTAACAGATGATGACCAGATTCTTCGCGATTGTTTTCGAAAACTAAGGGAACTTCGTGATCAAGTTCAAGCCTTACATTTAAATTTCGCGCCTTGCACAGAACTGTCGATGGGAATGTCGAATGATTTTACAATTGCTATTGAAGAAGGGGCAACAATGGTTAGAATAGGCACAGCACTTGTAGGTGAAAATGGTTAGGAGAGAAAAAAATGAAGATCAAATCAAAACTAAAAACATTTTTCTTTTTAGATGATGAATATGATGATAACAATGATGAGGATGTAGAGGCGGTTGAGCCAATAAAACAAAAACACCAGCCAGTGAAAAGTCAAAATGTTGTTAGTCTTCAAAGCGTACAAAAGTCTACAAGTTCTGCAAATGCCGGTAAGTCGTCAAAGGTAGTATTAGTGGAGCCTCGAGCTTATTCAGAGTCAACTGAGATTGCCGATCAACTAAAAAACCGCCGTGCTGTAGTAGTGAACCTGCAGCGCATTGATAATGAACAAGGCCGGCAAATTATCGACTTTTTAAGCGGGGTAGTCTATGCCATTGGAGGAGACATTCAAAAAATCGGTTCAAGTATTTTTTTATGTACTCCTGATAATGTAGAGGTGTCTGGGAATATTTCAGAGTTATTCTTTGACCATGAAAATCAAAATACAAGGTGGTAATGTAAATGGCATTTGTTTTTAATCTATTACAGCAGATAATCACGATTTATTCTTGGGCATTAATTATATATATATTAATGTCATGGTTTCCAAATGCAAGAGAATCCTCAATTGGTCAATTCTTAGCAAGAATCTGTGAACCATATTTAGAGCCATTTAGAAAAATAATACCACCAATTGGGATGATAGATATTTCTCCAATTGTTGCCTTTCTTGTATTAAACCTAGCTGTAAAAGGGCTGAACAGTGTTTTCTTATGGCTTATTTAAGAATTAATTAATTTAGGTTGTGTTTTCATTAATGAATATTTATCAGCATTTCAGACCGGAAGAACGAGAATATATAGACCAGGTATTACATTGGAAAACTTATGTTGAGACACAATATAACCCTAAACTAACAGATTTTCTGGATCCAAGAGAGCAGCATATTCTCAAAATGCTAATTGGAGAAAATGGCGAGGTAAGATACAAGCTTTTTGGCGGCAGTCATGATGTAGAACGAAAAAGGGCTTATATTTTCCCAGAGTATTTGACTGCAAGTGAAAATGATTTCCAAATTTGCCTCTTTGAAATTGATTATCCCGCTAAGTTCGTGACAATTGAACACAGACAGGTTTTAGGGACACTTATGTCTTTAGGGTTAAAGCGAGGGAAGTTTGGTGACATCCTTATGAAGGATGGGAAGATCCAGTTTTTCTCTGCGAAGGAAATAAGTGACTATATAAAAAGCAATGTCGAATCGATCGGCAGGGCTGGGGTAAAATTGGTTGAAACAAATATTGCAAATGCCATTGTCGCAAAAGAATTATGGGAAGAGCGGGATTTAACAGTATCTTCATTACGTCTGGATACTGTCATATCTGGTATTTATCAAGTATCAAGGCAAAAATCCCTAGTGTTTATTCAACAGGGACTTGTTAGAGTGAACTGGACATTAATCGAAAATCCGTCATTTATTTGTGAAGCTGGAGACATGATTTCAGTAAGAGGATTTGGAAGGGCAAAACTGATCGATGTTGAGGGTAAAACAAAAAAAGAAAAATGGCGAATTAGTGTCAAGAAACAAAAATAATTCATTAAAAAGCAGGATTTTCGAAAAACTTGTCGAATATTTGCTTATACATATAGAAGTACAGATTGTATGGAGGTGGCATCAATGCCGTTAACGCCGTTAGATATTCATAATAAAGAGTTTAATAAAGGTTTTCGCGGGTACGATGAAGATGAAGTGAATGAATTTCTTGATCAAGTCATTAAGGATTATGAACTAGTACTCAGAGAAAAAAAAGAAATAGAAGAGCACTTGAAGGAAATGAAAGAGCGTCTTGCCCATTTTGAGAATATAGAGGAAACACTTAACAAATCAATCGTTATTGCTCAAGAAGCAGGTGAAGATGTAAAACGTAATGCCCAAAAGGAAGCAAAGTTAATTATTAAAGAAGCCGAAAAAAATTCGGATCGGATTGTAAATGAATCTTTATCGAAAGCGAGAAAAATCGCGCTTGAAATTGAGGATTTGAAGAAGCAGTCAAAAGTGTTTCGAACACGATTCAAAATGTTGATTGAAGCTCAACTTGATATGCTGAATACGGATGATTGGGATCATTTGTTAGAATATGAAATAGATGCATCAGAGTTAAAAATTCATCAAGAAGAGGATTCCTTAGCTTGACGAATTGTGTTTTATTAGCATATAATTTTTAAACATAAGTTTATAGAATGGAAATTGACGATGAAAGGGACAGTACAATTTTTCTAATGCTTTATGAAGCGAGCTGGGGATGGTGAAAGCCCGGTAAAGCTGAAAAGTTGGAAGATCACCCTCGAGTTCCAAACCGAAACCCAAGTGAATGGGCAGTAAGCTTTGGCGTGTTATTCACGTTACGAATGGTAAAGCGGATAGAGCGATTTTAAATCGGCTATCTATCAGGGTGGTACCGCGGGAGTCAAACCTTCTCGTCCCTTTTTTAGGGATGAGAGGGTTTTTTTATTTGAAATTTCTGTTTCACTTTATTTACAGATATTCAGGAGGAAGAAAAAATGGAGTATAAAGATACGTTATTAATGCCGCAAACTGAATTTCCAATGCGTGGAAACCTTCCCCAAAGAGAACCTGAAATTCAGGCAAAATGGGAAGAAATGAATATTTATCAAAAGGTACAAGAACGGACGAAGGGCCGGCCGATGTTTGTCTTACATGATGGTCCTCCATACGCCAATGGGGATATTCATATGGGTCATGCTCTAAATAAGATTCTAAAAGATATGATTGTCCGCTATAAATCAATGAGCGGCTTCCATGCCCCATATGTCCCTGGCTGGGATACACACGGACTGCCGATTGAACAGGCATTAACCAATAAAGGTGTCAAACGAAAAGAAATGACGGTTGCTGAATTCCGCGAGCTTTGTACAAAGTATGCTCTTGAACAAATTGATAATCAGCGTACCCAATTTAAGCGTCTCGGTGTTCGCGGTGATTGGGAAAATCCATACATTACCCTTAAGCCTGAATACGAAGCTCAGCAAATAAAAGTATTCGGTGAAATGGCTAAAAAGGGCTATATTTATAAAGGTCTAAAACCTGTTTACTGGTCCCCGTCAAGTGAATCAGCATTAGCGGAAGCGGAGATTGAATATCAAGATAAACGCTCGCCATCGATCTATATTGGCTTTAAGGTAAAAGATGGCAAAGGTGTTCTAGATACTGATACACAAATTATCATTTGGACAACTACCCCATGGACAATTCCTGCGAACCTGGGAATTTCCGTTCATCCTGACTTAGCTTATGTGGTGGTTGAAGTAAATGGCAGTAAATACCTAGTTGCAGAAGCTCTTTTAGAGGCAGTAACGAAGGAAATTGGCTGGGAGAATGCTGATGTAATCCAAAAGGTCAAAGGTGTGGAGTTAGAAAATATCGTAGCTTCCCATCCGTTATATAATCGTGATTCATTAGTCATGTTAGGTGAACATGTTACGACTGACGCTGGAACAGGTTGTGTTCATACTGCTCCAGGTCATGGGGAAGATGACTTCTATGTTGGTCAGAAATATGGCTTAGAAGTTCTTTGCCCTGTTGACGATAAAGGTGTAATGACTAACGAAGCACCTGGTTTTGAGGGCCTATTTTACGATACGGCAAATAAACCAATTGTACAGGCTCTAAAAGAAGCTGGAGCCCTATTGAAGTTATCATTTATTACTCACTCTTATCCACATGATTGGAGAACAAAGAAACCGGTAATTTATCGTGCAACAGCTCAATGGTTTGCCTCCATTAAAGACTTCCGAGATGATTTGCTTGAGGCAGTTAAGGAAACTAAGTGGGTACCTGCTTGGGGAGAAACAAGACTATTTAATATGGTACGTGACCGCGGCGACTGGTGTATTTCCCGTCAGCGTGTTTGGGGTGTACCGATTCCTGTTTTCTATGCAGAAAACGGTGAAGAAATTATAACCGATGAAACAATTAATCATGTATCTAATCTATTCCGTGAGCATGGTTCGAATATTTGGTTTGAACGTGAAGCAAAGGAATTATTACCAGAAGGCTTTACCCATCCAGGAAGCCCTAATGGCACATTTACGAAAGAAACGGATATCATGGATGTTTGGTTTGATTCAGGTTCATCACATCAAGCCGTACTCCTTGAAAGAGATGATTTAGTACGCCCTGCTGACCTTTATCTTGAAGGTTCAGACCAATACCGCGGCTGGTTCAACTCTTCCTTGTCAACGGCAGTAGCAGTAACAGGCAAAGCACCATATAAAGGTGTCCTAAGCCACGGCTTTGCTCTTGATGGTGATGGCAGAAAAATGAGTAAGTCACTCGGTAACGTCGTTGTCCCAGCGAAAGTAATGAATCAATTAGGAGCTGATATGTTACGACTCTGGGTTGCTTCCGTTGATTATCAGGCAGATGTTCGTGTCTCCGATGCAATCTTGAAACAGGTTGCCGAGGTTTATCGGAAAATCCGTAATACCTTCCGCTTCCTGCTTGGGAATTTAGCAGATTTTGATCCCGCAGTAAATAAGGTTGCTTATGAAAACTTGCGTGAAGTTG
The DNA window shown above is from Neobacillus sp. WH10 and carries:
- the ftsZ gene encoding cell division protein FtsZ, coding for MLEFDTNLDSLATIKVIGVGGGGNNAVNRMIEHGVQGVEFIAVNTDAQALNLSKAEIKMQIGAKLTRGLGAGANPEVGKKAAEESKEQIEEALRGADMVFVTAGMGGGTGTGAAPVIAQIARDLGALTVGVVTRPFTFEGRKRSNQASGGIGSMKEAVDTLIVIPNDRLLEIVDKSTPMLEAFREADNVLRQGVQGISDLIATPGLINLDFADVKTIMSNKGSALMGIGVATGENRATEAAKKAINSPLLETSIDGAQGVLMNITGGANLSLYEVQEAADIVATATDQEVNMIFGSVINESLKDEIIVTVIATGFNEEVAQPKVTRPSFGQAKPSVGTVKREHKREEAPQEPVRNTNVSQEDALDIPTFLRNRNRRR
- the spoIIGA gene encoding sigma-E processing peptidase SpoIIGA; its protein translation is MIVYLDVIWALNLLFDSLLLYLTAIFLKRKIRLWRLLVGGFIGSLIILLSFTPLNVYSSHPISKLICSIMMVLIAFGYKRITFFLKALMTLYVSTFLIGGALLGAHYFIQYNPMLTTKILMSSVKGFGDPISWLFVLIGFPIAWHFSRKNVESMEMTKIQFEQIVCVKLNIEGENMIFKGLVDSGNQLYDPLSKLPVMFVSIKNQLEAIPESIKKLAADPDPLISEIQDFPDEWQNRLRIVPCRVVGKEHQLIVAIQPDLILIEQNGTQYLCEKGLVSFTLQQLSADDAFECIVHPKMLTGPKQQVGSVKVS
- the sigE gene encoding RNA polymerase sporulation sigma factor SigE, with translation MKKWRLRLSYYWYKLLIKLGIKTDEVFYIGGSEALPPPLSKDEEEMLLKKLPVGDKAARSILIERNLRLVVYIARKFENTGINIEDLISIGTIGLIKAVNTFNPEKKIKLATYASRCIENEILMYLRRNNKIRSEVSFDEPLNIDWDGNELLLSDVLGTDDDIITKDLEANVDRKLLTKALHQLSDREKQIMELRFGLMNGEEKTQKDVADMLGISQSYISRLEKRIIKRLRKEFNKMV
- the sigG gene encoding RNA polymerase sporulation sigma factor SigG, translated to MTRNKVEICGVDTSKLPVLKNEEMRILFKQMQEGDISAREKLVNGNLRLVLSVIQRFNNRGEFVDDLFQVGCIGLMKSIDNFDLGQNVKFSTYAVPMIIGEIRRYLRDNNPIRVSRSLRDIAYKALQVRERLMSETSREPTAEEIAKVLEVPHEEIVFALDAIQDPVSLFEPIYNDGGDPIYVMDQLSDEKNKDIQWIEEIALKEGMRRLNEREKLILRKRFFQGKTQMEVADEIGISQAQVSRLEKAAIRQMNKNIQS
- a CDS encoding YlmC/YmxH family sporulation protein, with the protein product MVKISEFQIKDVVNVSDGKRLGNIGDIEINLTTGKIEAVIISGSGRVLGFFGKDEDIVIPWKNIIKIGQDVILVRYKGTVERITEETEV
- the pgeF gene encoding peptidoglycan editing factor PgeF, whose translation is MEPFVLKNQSYLTIENWIRQYPELIVGFTTKSGGTSKGVFESLNLGFHVGDNRSNVCSNREIVADLLNFPLSHWVGAEQIHDIVLKKITKADRGYGSNSYDNSFKGTDGFYTNEEGILLTLCFADCVPLFFIAPEKKMIGTAHAGWKGTVGQIAKQMILAWGREGIQPEQIFVAIGPSICEKCYIVDERVINFVDKLLEDEAVIPYNLVNEGQYSLNLRELNRQILLAAGVPDKNILQTKFCSSCNNEEFFSHRRDKGKTGRMLSFIGWKETVDRL
- a CDS encoding YggS family pyridoxal phosphate-dependent enzyme, whose protein sequence is MRVAENLKQISQQINEACLKVHRTADEVKLIAVTKYVSTERAREALNAGIKNLGENRDDGLLEKWKVLKDKPHWHYIGTLQTRKVKNIIDKVDYIHSLDRLSLAEEINKRANHKVKCLVQVNITGEESKHGLSLDEAISFIGSLQPYENISVEGLMTMAPLTDDDQILRDCFRKLRELRDQVQALHLNFAPCTELSMGMSNDFTIAIEEGATMVRIGTALVGENG
- a CDS encoding cell division protein SepF; its protein translation is MKIKSKLKTFFFLDDEYDDNNDEDVEAVEPIKQKHQPVKSQNVVSLQSVQKSTSSANAGKSSKVVLVEPRAYSESTEIADQLKNRRAVVVNLQRIDNEQGRQIIDFLSGVVYAIGGDIQKIGSSIFLCTPDNVEVSGNISELFFDHENQNTRW
- a CDS encoding YggT family protein, whose protein sequence is MAFVFNLLQQIITIYSWALIIYILMSWFPNARESSIGQFLARICEPYLEPFRKIIPPIGMIDISPIVAFLVLNLAVKGLNSVFLWLI
- a CDS encoding RNA-binding protein, translated to MNIYQHFRPEEREYIDQVLHWKTYVETQYNPKLTDFLDPREQHILKMLIGENGEVRYKLFGGSHDVERKRAYIFPEYLTASENDFQICLFEIDYPAKFVTIEHRQVLGTLMSLGLKRGKFGDILMKDGKIQFFSAKEISDYIKSNVESIGRAGVKLVETNIANAIVAKELWEERDLTVSSLRLDTVISGIYQVSRQKSLVFIQQGLVRVNWTLIENPSFICEAGDMISVRGFGRAKLIDVEGKTKKEKWRISVKKQK
- a CDS encoding DivIVA domain-containing protein; this encodes MPLTPLDIHNKEFNKGFRGYDEDEVNEFLDQVIKDYELVLREKKEIEEHLKEMKERLAHFENIEETLNKSIVIAQEAGEDVKRNAQKEAKLIIKEAEKNSDRIVNESLSKARKIALEIEDLKKQSKVFRTRFKMLIEAQLDMLNTDDWDHLLEYEIDASELKIHQEEDSLA
- the ileS gene encoding isoleucine--tRNA ligase — translated: MEYKDTLLMPQTEFPMRGNLPQREPEIQAKWEEMNIYQKVQERTKGRPMFVLHDGPPYANGDIHMGHALNKILKDMIVRYKSMSGFHAPYVPGWDTHGLPIEQALTNKGVKRKEMTVAEFRELCTKYALEQIDNQRTQFKRLGVRGDWENPYITLKPEYEAQQIKVFGEMAKKGYIYKGLKPVYWSPSSESALAEAEIEYQDKRSPSIYIGFKVKDGKGVLDTDTQIIIWTTTPWTIPANLGISVHPDLAYVVVEVNGSKYLVAEALLEAVTKEIGWENADVIQKVKGVELENIVASHPLYNRDSLVMLGEHVTTDAGTGCVHTAPGHGEDDFYVGQKYGLEVLCPVDDKGVMTNEAPGFEGLFYDTANKPIVQALKEAGALLKLSFITHSYPHDWRTKKPVIYRATAQWFASIKDFRDDLLEAVKETKWVPAWGETRLFNMVRDRGDWCISRQRVWGVPIPVFYAENGEEIITDETINHVSNLFREHGSNIWFEREAKELLPEGFTHPGSPNGTFTKETDIMDVWFDSGSSHQAVLLERDDLVRPADLYLEGSDQYRGWFNSSLSTAVAVTGKAPYKGVLSHGFALDGDGRKMSKSLGNVVVPAKVMNQLGADMLRLWVASVDYQADVRVSDAILKQVAEVYRKIRNTFRFLLGNLADFDPAVNKVAYENLREVDQFMLVKLNKLIKYVRNAYENYEFAGIYHAVNNFCTLDLSAFYLDFAKDVLYIEAVDNHERRAIQTVLYESLLALTKLVSPILSHTADEVWKFIPNVQEESVQLTDLPEYQELSGAKDLEEKWTAFMKLRDDVLKALEEARNQKVIGKSLTAKLTLYVNDKSKALLDSIEENLKQLFIVSAFEVAGPYEEAPTNALKFETAAIIVTKAEGETCERCWIVTPDVGQDSEHKTLCPRCADVVKENYSHLA